The following are encoded together in the bacterium genome:
- a CDS encoding S9 family peptidase, with protein sequence MRLRLHPHVLCLLSALSILLAAGSASIAQTPARTHDITVEDYFTQGFIDNCLISPDGRYVAFTDLRWDLDADTRHTDVWVTDVQTAKMRRLTFDPAGDGNPGWSADSRWVYFSSKRGEKGGQPPLNGKTQVWKASVDGGEPQPVTRFKGGVEDYVISADGRTLYYVKSSEEVEDPWKDLRKKFDDLEYGKGVLNYSELWALDLETWRSEKLVDENRVIGEFAVSRDGKRIAMITTPTEELITNEGLSRVDIWDKSMNTVTTLPDELWRAQAPSPFGWLEGLAWSADGKKLAFRVDYDGFPAELLVAHMDGANVTMQRLNRPGQFAPGESTDLQWLGSSYDLCFVSEQRARARVACIRNVRPGAQGAYEIFTPGEVVAKSFSLTPDGRTLAAALGDVTQPGDVFITPTSGKPNPRRITRINPQIDTWKLPKIEIVSWIGANGDTVEGILELPFDYQPGQKLPLHVALHGGPSAADMFYFEYWIYGRGLWASLGWAVFAPNYRGSTGYGDKFLTDLIARECDIEVEDVMKGVDMLIERGIADPEKMAVSGWSNGGLVTNCIITRTDRFKAASSGAGVVDMALQWGIEDTPGHVINYMEGLPWEKPEAYLKASPLWDLHKVKTPTLIHVGGDDPRVPPAHSKALFRALDFYLKVPTELVIYPGQGHGLRKYTHRKAKLEWDIAWFDHYVLGKEMTEPEKP encoded by the coding sequence ATGCGACTCAGACTCCATCCCCACGTTTTATGCCTGCTTTCGGCGCTTTCCATCCTTCTTGCAGCCGGTTCGGCATCCATCGCGCAGACTCCCGCCCGCACCCACGACATCACCGTCGAAGATTATTTCACGCAAGGATTTATAGATAATTGCCTGATCTCTCCCGACGGCCGCTACGTGGCTTTCACCGACCTCCGCTGGGACCTCGACGCCGACACCCGCCACACCGACGTCTGGGTGACGGACGTCCAGACGGCGAAAATGCGCCGTCTGACTTTCGATCCGGCCGGCGACGGCAATCCGGGGTGGAGCGCCGACAGCCGCTGGGTGTATTTCTCAAGCAAGCGCGGAGAAAAGGGCGGCCAGCCCCCGCTGAACGGCAAGACCCAAGTCTGGAAAGCCTCGGTGGACGGCGGCGAACCGCAGCCCGTCACACGCTTCAAGGGCGGAGTCGAGGACTATGTGATCTCCGCCGATGGAAGAACTCTCTACTACGTCAAGTCATCCGAAGAGGTCGAGGATCCGTGGAAAGACCTCCGCAAGAAATTCGACGATCTGGAATACGGTAAGGGCGTCCTGAACTACAGCGAACTGTGGGCGCTCGATCTGGAAACGTGGCGGAGTGAAAAACTCGTGGACGAGAACCGCGTAATCGGCGAGTTCGCCGTGTCGCGCGACGGGAAGCGGATCGCCATGATTACCACGCCCACCGAGGAACTCATCACCAACGAGGGACTCTCGCGGGTGGATATTTGGGACAAGAGCATGAACACCGTCACCACGCTTCCCGATGAACTATGGCGGGCGCAGGCTCCTTCGCCTTTCGGATGGTTGGAAGGGCTGGCATGGAGCGCCGACGGGAAAAAGCTCGCCTTCCGCGTAGATTACGACGGATTTCCGGCGGAACTTCTTGTCGCGCACATGGACGGAGCGAACGTGACGATGCAGCGTCTGAACCGCCCCGGCCAATTCGCACCCGGTGAAAGTACCGACCTGCAGTGGCTCGGATCTTCCTACGATCTGTGCTTTGTCTCCGAGCAGCGCGCCCGCGCTCGCGTGGCCTGCATTCGCAACGTCCGCCCCGGAGCACAGGGAGCGTACGAGATCTTCACTCCCGGCGAGGTGGTGGCCAAGTCCTTCAGTCTCACTCCTGACGGCCGCACTCTGGCCGCCGCCCTCGGCGATGTTACACAGCCGGGCGATGTGTTTATCACTCCCACCTCCGGCAAGCCGAATCCGCGTCGCATCACGCGCATCAATCCGCAAATTGACACGTGGAAGCTGCCCAAGATCGAAATCGTTTCATGGATCGGTGCGAACGGTGACACGGTCGAGGGAATTCTCGAACTGCCCTTCGATTATCAGCCCGGTCAGAAGCTGCCTTTGCACGTGGCTTTGCACGGCGGACCGTCAGCGGCGGACATGTTCTACTTCGAGTATTGGATCTACGGCCGCGGTCTGTGGGCTTCGCTCGGATGGGCGGTCTTCGCTCCCAACTATCGCGGCTCGACCGGCTACGGAGATAAGTTCCTCACCGATCTCATCGCCCGCGAGTGCGATATCGAAGTGGAAGACGTCATGAAAGGCGTGGACATGTTGATCGAGCGCGGCATTGCCGATCCCGAGAAAATGGCCGTTTCCGGCTGGAGCAACGGCGGACTGGTGACCAATTGCATCATCACCCGGACCGACCGCTTTAAAGCTGCGTCGAGCGGAGCGGGCGTGGTGGACATGGCTCTCCAGTGGGGAATCGAGGACACTCCCGGCCACGTCATTAATTACATGGAAGGTCTGCCGTGGGAAAAGCCCGAAGCCTATCTAAAGGCTTCGCCGCTCTGGGATCTGCACAAAGTGAAGACGCCCACGCTGATTCACGTAGGCGGCGATGATCCCCGCGTTCCTCCGGCTCATTCGAAGGCTCTCTTCCGCGCTCTCGATTTTTATCTGAAGGTTCCCACCGAGCTTGTCATCTATCCCGGTCAGGGTCACGGCCTTCGCAAGTACACCCATCGCAAGGCCAAACTCGAGTGGGACATCGCCTGGTTCGACCACTACGTCCTCGGCAAAGAGATGACCGAACCCGAGAAACCATAG
- a CDS encoding cytochrome c family protein, whose product MNRKLGALVFLAAVLAVGYFVWENAWSNRGYAPEQPIPFSHKLHAGDHHIPCRYCHTHAERSAHATVPALNICMNCHSVVAVNKPNIIKLTQAYNTGKPIEWIRIHKVPDHAYYSHQWHIAKGFDCAECHGPVETMERVRQFRRLDMGDCLSCHRQNNAPTSCNTCHQ is encoded by the coding sequence GTGAACCGTAAGCTCGGAGCCCTTGTTTTCCTCGCGGCGGTCTTGGCCGTCGGCTACTTCGTGTGGGAGAACGCCTGGAGCAACCGCGGCTACGCGCCTGAGCAGCCGATTCCCTTCAGTCATAAACTGCACGCGGGCGATCATCACATTCCCTGCCGGTATTGCCACACCCATGCGGAGCGCTCGGCGCATGCCACGGTTCCCGCCCTGAACATCTGCATGAACTGCCACAGCGTGGTGGCGGTGAACAAGCCCAATATCATCAAACTCACGCAAGCCTACAATACGGGCAAGCCCATCGAGTGGATCCGCATTCACAAGGTACCGGATCACGCCTACTACTCGCATCAGTGGCACATCGCCAAGGGATTCGACTGCGCGGAGTGCCACGGGCCGGTGGAAACGATGGAACGCGTCCGTCAGTTTCGGCGGCTGGACATGGGCGATTGCCTGAGCTGCCACCGTCAGAACAACGCACCGACGTCGTGCAATACATGCCACCAATGA